In Levilactobacillus brevis, a single genomic region encodes these proteins:
- a CDS encoding transcriptional repressor, whose amino-acid sequence MADTLTAAVAILRKNKYKLTKQRHALLEFLVTNQGHYTDVVTVDAYMRTEFPGMSHNTVYRNLKEFEEVGIVEQNTEQERTRVKYQCDFHHQHHHHFICQNCGKVTELQMCPMDFFTDQLPGYDITGHSFELYGICAECKAAGVTAAPQSLVKN is encoded by the coding sequence ATGGCAGACACGTTGACCGCCGCCGTGGCGATTTTAAGAAAGAATAAGTACAAGTTGACCAAGCAACGTCACGCGTTGCTGGAATTTTTGGTGACCAACCAGGGTCACTACACGGATGTGGTAACGGTTGACGCCTACATGCGGACCGAATTTCCGGGGATGAGCCATAACACGGTCTACCGGAACCTCAAGGAATTCGAGGAAGTCGGCATCGTGGAGCAGAACACGGAACAGGAGCGGACGCGGGTGAAGTACCAGTGTGACTTCCACCATCAGCACCATCACCACTTCATTTGCCAAAATTGTGGCAAGGTCACCGAACTCCAGATGTGCCCCATGGACTTTTTCACCGACCAGCTACCGGGTTACGACATCACCGGCCACAGCTTTGAATTGTATGGTATTTGTGCGGAATGCAAGGCGGCCGGGGTAACGGCGGCACCGCAGTCGTTGGTGAAAAATTAA
- a CDS encoding amino acid ABC transporter permease, whose amino-acid sequence MQNFIDAYSPENLHYLLGGLWITILVSVISIIGSFIIGSVLGVIRYVKIKYVSAVVGFVIDVIRNLPLLLILFFTYFGLPNLGVKPEVIPAAILAMTIFESTMLAEIVRSGIQAVDPGQMEGARANGLTYWQGLWHIVLPQALVKMIPAIVSQFISLVKDTSLATIILLPEMLFRSQIIYGQNTNYIIPMFVAIALMYFIVCYLLSLLSRYLEKRQA is encoded by the coding sequence TTGCAGAACTTTATTGATGCCTATTCTCCCGAAAACTTACACTACCTGCTCGGGGGCTTATGGATAACGATTTTGGTTTCGGTGATTTCCATCATCGGTAGTTTTATTATCGGGTCGGTGCTGGGGGTCATTCGCTACGTTAAGATTAAATACGTGTCGGCGGTTGTGGGTTTCGTCATCGATGTGATTCGGAACTTGCCACTGCTGTTGATTCTCTTCTTCACCTACTTCGGTTTACCCAATTTAGGGGTCAAACCCGAAGTGATTCCGGCGGCCATTTTGGCCATGACCATCTTCGAATCCACGATGCTCGCTGAAATTGTGCGCTCGGGGATTCAAGCGGTCGATCCCGGTCAGATGGAAGGGGCGCGGGCCAACGGGCTGACATACTGGCAAGGCCTGTGGCACATCGTCTTACCGCAAGCGCTGGTCAAGATGATTCCAGCCATCGTTAGTCAATTCATCTCACTGGTCAAGGACACGTCACTGGCGACGATTATTCTATTGCCAGAAATGCTGTTCCGCTCCCAGATTATTTACGGGCAAAACACCAACTACATTATTCCGATGTTCGTGGCGATTGCGCTCATGTACTTCATCGTCTGCTACTTACTATCCTTGCTGTCACGGTACTTGGAGAAACGGCAGGCTTAA
- a CDS encoding proline-specific peptidase family protein → MKQGTTIITLDNGYHLWTNTQGTGDIHLLALHGGPGGNHEYWEDTAKQLAAQGLNVQVHMYDQLGSWYSDQPDYSDPEIAKKYLTYDYFLDEVEEVRQKLGIDKFYLIGQSWGGALVQMYAAKYGQHLKGAIISSMVDNIDEYVESINHIRETVLSADQVAYMKQVEAQGNYDDPTYQSYVDILNDGYVDRKKPAAISHLISTMATDVYGAFQGDNEFVIKGKLKEWNFRDHLKEIKVPTLLTFGEHETMPIATGKKMAELIPHSRFVTTPEGGHHHMIDNAPVYYDHLATFIRDVENDNFNA, encoded by the coding sequence ATGAAACAAGGCACGACGATCATTACCTTAGACAACGGCTACCACCTCTGGACCAACACCCAAGGCACCGGCGACATTCACTTGCTCGCCCTTCACGGTGGCCCCGGTGGTAACCACGAATACTGGGAAGATACGGCTAAGCAATTGGCCGCCCAAGGCTTAAACGTTCAAGTCCACATGTACGACCAACTTGGCTCCTGGTACTCCGATCAACCAGACTATAGCGACCCCGAGATCGCTAAGAAGTATCTGACTTACGACTACTTCTTGGATGAAGTCGAAGAAGTTCGCCAAAAATTGGGTATCGACAAGTTCTACCTGATCGGCCAATCATGGGGTGGCGCTTTAGTTCAGATGTACGCCGCTAAATACGGCCAACACTTAAAGGGCGCGATCATTTCCTCCATGGTTGATAACATCGACGAATACGTTGAAAGCATTAACCATATTCGCGAAACGGTCTTATCCGCCGACCAAGTGGCTTACATGAAACAAGTTGAAGCCCAAGGCAACTACGACGACCCAACCTACCAGAGCTACGTGGACATCTTAAACGACGGCTACGTGGATCGGAAGAAGCCAGCCGCCATCTCCCACTTAATCAGCACCATGGCAACCGACGTTTACGGTGCCTTCCAAGGGGACAACGAGTTTGTCATCAAAGGGAAGCTGAAGGAATGGAACTTCCGTGACCACTTGAAGGAAATCAAGGTCCCAACCCTGTTAACCTTTGGGGAACACGAAACCATGCCAATCGCCACTGGTAAGAAGATGGCCGAACTTATCCCTCACTCTCGTTTCGTTACCACACCTGAAGGGGGCCACCACCACATGATCGATAACGCACCCGTTTACTACGATCATCTGGCCACGTTTATCCGTGATGTGGAAAAC
- a CDS encoding guanylate kinase yields the protein MTNKVLVITGATGTGKTTVQDYLVRQYPVTKVITHTTRPPRQGEVNGRDYYFETDESFPKNHYLESVFYSGYHYGSSREGLAAGFEREPFVAIVLDTKGAITYAQELGDQAVIIFLTVSQPDDLLTRVTRRGDDREMLRQRFASPEYRRDLTMPLALRGKAIQLNNDNWQQTQIKLDALMNRLQAK from the coding sequence ATGACAAATAAAGTGTTGGTCATCACTGGCGCCACCGGGACGGGCAAGACGACGGTGCAGGATTATTTGGTGCGCCAATACCCCGTGACCAAGGTCATCACCCATACCACGCGGCCACCGCGGCAGGGAGAAGTCAACGGTCGTGACTACTACTTCGAGACCGACGAGAGCTTTCCCAAGAACCATTACTTGGAGTCCGTCTTCTATTCGGGCTACCATTACGGCTCGTCACGTGAAGGGCTGGCGGCTGGATTCGAGCGGGAACCGTTCGTCGCCATCGTCTTAGATACGAAGGGCGCCATCACCTACGCGCAGGAGCTGGGCGATCAGGCCGTCATCATCTTCTTGACGGTTAGCCAGCCCGATGACCTGCTAACGCGGGTGACGCGGCGAGGTGACGACCGGGAGATGTTGCGGCAACGCTTTGCCAGTCCCGAGTATCGTCGCGACTTGACCATGCCACTGGCGTTACGCGGCAAGGCGATTCAGCTCAACAATGATAACTGGCAACAGACCCAGATTAAGTTAGATGCGCTGATGAACCGCTTACAGGCGAAATAA
- a CDS encoding transporter substrate-binding domain-containing protein translates to MKKFIRILGLVLTLLTLTVVVSACGSKPLSQRNVLKTDQQDKTITWGVKADTRLFGLLDTKDGKIKGFEVDLATALTKQMLGKDAKAKFIQVTSSTRMPMLKNGNIDAIIATMTNTPERRKQVAFSNTYFFAGQSLLVKRGSSIKNVKDLNKQKGTVLGVVGSDSVENVAKVAPNAKVLQLTDYAQAMTALKSGQGQALTTDNGILYGMSVQNPGYEVTGGTFVSEPYGIAIDKNQTPFKNSVNQALAELRANGEYNKILHKWFHNVKGFDYEEAAKE, encoded by the coding sequence ATGAAAAAGTTTATTCGAATTCTGGGCTTAGTCCTGACCCTGTTAACGCTGACGGTTGTGGTCAGCGCCTGTGGTAGTAAGCCTCTGTCGCAACGAAACGTGTTGAAGACGGATCAACAAGACAAGACGATTACCTGGGGAGTTAAGGCGGATACCCGCCTCTTCGGATTACTAGACACGAAGGACGGTAAGATCAAGGGGTTTGAAGTCGACCTCGCAACGGCACTGACTAAGCAGATGTTGGGGAAGGACGCCAAAGCTAAATTCATTCAGGTGACGAGTTCAACGCGGATGCCGATGTTAAAGAACGGCAACATTGACGCCATTATCGCCACGATGACGAATACGCCGGAGCGGCGCAAGCAGGTTGCCTTTTCGAACACCTACTTCTTCGCCGGCCAATCGCTGCTGGTTAAACGCGGCAGTAGTATTAAGAACGTGAAGGATCTCAACAAGCAGAAGGGAACCGTCCTCGGCGTTGTGGGGTCCGATTCAGTGGAAAACGTGGCGAAGGTGGCCCCGAATGCCAAGGTCTTACAGCTGACGGATTACGCCCAAGCGATGACGGCCTTGAAGTCTGGGCAGGGCCAAGCGTTAACCACCGATAACGGGATTCTTTATGGGATGTCCGTTCAGAACCCGGGCTATGAAGTCACGGGGGGAACGTTTGTCTCGGAGCCTTACGGAATTGCGATCGATAAAAACCAAACGCCATTTAAGAATTCCGTGAACCAGGCCCTGGCTGAGTTACGGGCAAATGGTGAATATAACAAGATTCTTCACAAATGGTTCCACAACGTGAAGGGCTTTGACTACGAGGAGGCGGCTAAAGAATGA
- a CDS encoding Xaa-Pro dipeptidyl-peptidase, with protein sequence MRNQQFSIRPTQPAEAIHELERVRFLTADNQELTSGSALLQDFYDKSWPEYTTAAVVEQQLASLMASPDTDGLAYLTSHDEVAVSAFYNLALQRLGFLPEVDFDLADPLAAMAKIQLPIADHAGDVFTLSELKQAWYLLLTTHTKNGQTFLDHLTTHGYFAPFVHDESVEKPLIFNGKAQAVFDTTHLIREVVYVESPQDTDDDGQRDLLKAEVIRPAETESGLKVPVLYTASPYNQGTNDEAGDQMMHNVNVPLEPKQPNDLTYADVTAEPNTRPVPDPRPVTTTTKTAEETFAREQSYTLNDYFLARGFAVVYAAGIGTVNSDGVRTTGDPEETTSTIAIIEWLAGNRTAFTSRAATQAIPAWWSNHAVAMTGRSYLGTLATAAATTGVTGLKTVISEAAISNWYDYYRDGGLVVAPGGFPGEDADVLAEETFSRQLKAGDYHRIQAKWQADLAAITHGQDRATGNYNRFWDARNYLKNAGNIKADLLLVHGLNDWNVKPRNVNNLWNAVRDLPVTKKLILHQGQHIYINAFRSIDYTDIVNLWLTHELLDVDNQAETLLPNVIIQDNVAPETWHATDDWDAPSNPQRVFNLQHDELVDQTTHEPMEFATSFNDQLPTAQFQRYTKDIDAWEADLLGDKHNDMFGHRLIFKSAVLKDDLILDGKPTVKLQVAVNQPVGMLSFQVVDYSEAKRLGVSPTSLRINLDEGYHWREDNLREFQTTKSTPWKMITKGHRNLQNRTNAYHVDSLKPNQFYDLSVTLQPTHYKLLAGHQLGLVVYATDFGMTVRGNQDLQYSVQLGESSLTIPFVEK encoded by the coding sequence TTGCGTAATCAACAATTTTCCATCCGGCCCACACAACCGGCCGAGGCAATTCACGAACTTGAACGGGTACGTTTCTTAACCGCGGACAATCAAGAACTAACCAGCGGTAGCGCCCTATTACAGGACTTCTACGACAAGAGTTGGCCGGAATATACGACCGCAGCCGTGGTTGAGCAGCAGCTCGCCAGCCTGATGGCCTCGCCGGATACCGATGGTCTCGCCTACCTGACCAGCCACGATGAGGTGGCCGTCAGTGCCTTCTACAACTTAGCGCTTCAACGGCTGGGGTTCTTGCCAGAAGTTGATTTCGACTTAGCCGATCCCCTGGCCGCGATGGCTAAGATTCAGCTTCCGATCGCCGATCACGCGGGAGATGTCTTCACCCTGTCCGAGCTCAAGCAAGCCTGGTATCTCCTGTTGACGACCCACACCAAAAACGGCCAAACTTTCTTGGATCATCTGACCACGCACGGTTATTTTGCCCCCTTCGTTCATGACGAAAGCGTCGAAAAGCCCCTGATCTTCAACGGCAAGGCCCAAGCCGTCTTCGACACCACCCACTTAATTCGCGAAGTGGTCTACGTCGAAAGCCCTCAGGACACCGATGACGACGGCCAACGTGATTTACTCAAAGCCGAGGTCATTCGTCCCGCCGAAACGGAATCCGGGTTGAAAGTGCCCGTCCTCTACACGGCGAGCCCCTACAACCAAGGGACCAACGACGAGGCCGGCGATCAGATGATGCACAACGTTAACGTCCCGTTGGAGCCTAAACAACCCAACGACCTCACATACGCCGACGTCACCGCCGAGCCGAATACACGGCCCGTTCCCGACCCACGGCCCGTGACCACCACGACCAAGACAGCCGAGGAGACCTTTGCCCGCGAACAATCCTACACACTCAACGATTACTTCCTGGCCCGGGGCTTCGCGGTCGTCTACGCCGCGGGGATTGGAACCGTCAATTCCGATGGGGTCCGCACGACTGGGGATCCCGAGGAAACGACCTCGACCATCGCCATTATTGAATGGCTGGCTGGCAACCGCACGGCCTTTACTAGCCGGGCCGCCACGCAAGCCATTCCCGCTTGGTGGAGTAACCACGCCGTTGCCATGACCGGTCGTTCCTACCTGGGAACTCTGGCCACAGCCGCCGCAACCACCGGTGTTACCGGGCTGAAAACGGTGATTTCCGAAGCCGCCATTTCCAACTGGTACGACTACTACCGTGACGGTGGGTTGGTCGTAGCTCCCGGGGGCTTTCCCGGTGAAGACGCCGACGTTCTGGCCGAAGAGACCTTCAGTCGGCAACTCAAGGCTGGTGACTATCATCGTATTCAAGCAAAATGGCAAGCCGACCTCGCCGCCATCACGCATGGCCAAGACCGCGCAACCGGAAACTACAACCGCTTCTGGGACGCCCGCAATTACTTAAAGAATGCCGGAAACATCAAGGCCGATCTGTTGCTGGTTCACGGGCTCAACGACTGGAACGTCAAGCCCCGTAATGTCAACAATCTCTGGAATGCCGTTCGCGACCTGCCCGTTACCAAAAAGTTGATTCTCCACCAAGGCCAGCACATCTACATCAATGCTTTCCGGTCAATCGACTACACTGACATCGTCAATCTCTGGTTGACCCACGAGCTGTTGGACGTGGATAACCAGGCGGAGACATTGTTACCTAACGTCATTATCCAAGACAATGTGGCCCCAGAAACCTGGCATGCGACCGACGATTGGGACGCGCCAAGTAATCCGCAACGCGTCTTCAACCTCCAACACGACGAGCTGGTCGACCAGACGACGCACGAGCCCATGGAATTTGCCACGAGCTTCAACGACCAGTTACCGACCGCACAGTTTCAGCGTTATACCAAGGACATTGACGCCTGGGAAGCGGACTTACTGGGTGACAAGCACAACGACATGTTCGGTCACCGTTTAATCTTCAAATCTGCCGTCTTAAAGGACGATCTGATCTTGGACGGCAAGCCAACCGTTAAACTGCAGGTCGCCGTCAACCAACCGGTCGGCATGCTGAGTTTCCAGGTCGTGGATTACAGCGAGGCCAAGCGTCTCGGGGTTAGTCCCACTTCGTTGCGGATCAACCTTGACGAGGGTTACCACTGGCGCGAGGACAACCTGCGGGAATTCCAGACGACCAAGAGTACGCCGTGGAAGATGATCACCAAGGGCCACCGCAACCTGCAGAACCGGACCAACGCCTATCACGTTGACTCGCTCAAACCCAACCAGTTCTATGACCTCAGTGTGACCCTACAACCGACACACTACAAGTTGTTGGCGGGCCATCAGTTAGGATTGGTCGTGTACGCCACAGACTTTGGCATGACCGTCCGCGGGAATCAGGATCTACAGTATTCCGTTCAACTCGGCGAATCCTCGCTGACGATTCCCTTTGTTGAGAAATAG
- a CDS encoding amino acid ABC transporter ATP-binding protein yields the protein MIEFHNVEKYYGSFHALHNINLTIEDGETVVLIGPSGSGKSTLIRTINGLESIRHGQLIVNGQDLANPKTDMNRIRKNVGMVFQHFNLYANKTILENIMLAPRIVLHRNEDENKKVAMEMLDRVGLADQAPKMPSQLSGGQQQRIAIARSLAMKPKCLLFDEPTSALDPEMIDDVLNVMKTIARDSSMTTLVVTHEMGFAREVANRVIFMADGRILEDDSKETFFDGQPTNERARQFLSKIITH from the coding sequence ATGATTGAATTTCACAACGTTGAAAAATACTACGGTAGTTTTCACGCATTACACAACATTAATTTAACGATTGAAGATGGGGAAACCGTGGTGCTGATTGGGCCTTCCGGGTCGGGGAAGTCAACGCTAATTCGGACGATCAATGGTCTTGAATCCATTCGCCACGGCCAACTGATTGTGAACGGCCAGGACCTGGCCAACCCGAAGACGGATATGAACCGCATCCGCAAGAACGTGGGGATGGTCTTCCAGCACTTTAACCTTTATGCGAACAAAACAATTCTTGAAAACATCATGTTGGCCCCGCGGATTGTGTTGCACCGCAACGAAGACGAAAACAAGAAGGTCGCCATGGAGATGCTCGACCGAGTGGGTCTGGCCGACCAAGCACCGAAGATGCCCTCGCAGCTTTCTGGGGGGCAGCAACAACGGATCGCGATCGCCCGTTCACTGGCGATGAAGCCCAAGTGTTTATTATTTGACGAACCCACCAGTGCCTTGGATCCCGAAATGATTGACGATGTGCTAAACGTTATGAAGACCATCGCCCGGGACTCCAGTATGACGACGCTGGTTGTGACCCACGAAATGGGGTTCGCTCGTGAGGTGGCCAACCGGGTCATCTTCATGGCTGACGGTCGGATTCTGGAAGATGATTCCAAGGAAACCTTCTTCGATGGCCAACCAACCAACGAACGGGCGCGTCAATTCTTAAGCAAGATTATTACACACTAA
- a CDS encoding NUDIX domain-containing protein: protein MITENASGAVVYRLVDQQPQYLLLKSATSNFWGFPKGHVEGNETDIETAVREIREETSLNVTVNPTFHADLDYDMRNGHHKHVVLYTAQVPADVTIERQVEEISDYGWFDFETAHERLSYPNLQDLLTQANTFLVGDQHDK from the coding sequence ATGATAACGGAAAATGCCAGCGGTGCCGTGGTTTATCGTTTGGTCGACCAGCAGCCGCAGTATTTATTGTTGAAGAGCGCGACCAGTAACTTTTGGGGATTTCCCAAGGGGCACGTCGAGGGAAATGAAACGGATATTGAGACGGCGGTGCGCGAAATTCGCGAGGAAACCAGTCTCAACGTCACGGTGAACCCGACCTTCCATGCCGATCTGGATTACGACATGCGTAATGGTCACCATAAACATGTGGTGTTGTACACCGCCCAAGTTCCGGCAGACGTCACGATTGAACGGCAGGTTGAAGAGATTAGCGACTACGGTTGGTTTGACTTTGAGACGGCCCACGAGCGCCTGAGCTATCCCAACTTGCAGGACTTACTGACGCAGGCCAATACCTTCTTAGTGGGGGACCAGCATGACAAATAA
- a CDS encoding amino acid permease — MGISRIFRRERLDNYLKSDQHFAKTMTAKDLMSLGIGAVIGTGIFILPGTIAAQYSGPGIVLSFLLAAIVCSTAAMCYAEFASVLPVAGSAYSYGNLVFGEIIGWVLGWALILEYVLAVAAVANSFGAYFNSFLAGFHLALPTALAGPYDPAHGTYGNVVAILVVLLISWLLNRGMRESMRINTAIVFVKIAIIILFVLVGIFYVKPANWKPFAPFGTKGILQGASTVFFAYLGFDVVSASAAEVKNPKKNMPIGIIGTLIVASVLYMLVAVVLTGMVHYTKLNVADPVAFALTLVHQNWTSGIISLGALAGMFTMMVTMIYSSSRLIYSIGRDGLLPKFLGKIDETNGTPKNSLAIITVVIALLGGFVPLAQLTNLVNIGTLVAFLFVSFGIIRLRHIKELPANSGFKVPWYPVLPIVSGLLCFGMMLQLPAETWIASSIWFVLGLIIYFTYGLRHSRLNDDQPESK, encoded by the coding sequence ATGGGTATTTCGCGAATTTTTCGCCGCGAACGCTTAGATAATTATTTAAAAAGTGACCAGCATTTTGCCAAGACCATGACGGCAAAAGATCTGATGTCACTGGGCATTGGCGCCGTGATTGGAACCGGGATTTTTATTCTCCCCGGAACCATCGCCGCGCAGTACAGCGGACCCGGAATTGTCTTATCCTTTCTGCTCGCGGCCATTGTCTGTTCGACAGCGGCCATGTGTTACGCCGAGTTTGCCTCCGTCCTGCCCGTCGCCGGGTCGGCTTACTCCTATGGCAACCTGGTTTTCGGCGAAATCATTGGCTGGGTGCTCGGTTGGGCGTTGATTTTGGAATACGTGCTGGCCGTGGCGGCCGTGGCCAATTCCTTTGGCGCCTATTTTAACTCGTTTCTTGCCGGTTTCCACCTAGCCCTACCCACAGCTCTCGCTGGTCCTTACGACCCCGCACATGGGACGTACGGCAACGTGGTGGCTATCCTGGTGGTCCTGCTGATTAGTTGGTTGCTCAACCGGGGCATGCGCGAGTCGATGCGGATTAATACCGCCATCGTCTTCGTCAAGATTGCCATTATTATTTTATTCGTCCTGGTGGGAATCTTCTACGTCAAACCAGCCAACTGGAAACCCTTCGCACCGTTCGGGACCAAAGGAATCCTGCAAGGCGCCTCAACTGTCTTCTTCGCTTATCTTGGATTCGACGTGGTCTCCGCTTCCGCAGCCGAGGTCAAGAATCCCAAGAAGAACATGCCCATTGGGATTATCGGAACGTTGATTGTGGCTTCCGTCCTCTACATGCTGGTCGCCGTGGTGCTGACCGGGATGGTCCATTACACCAAGCTCAACGTGGCCGATCCAGTGGCCTTCGCGTTAACCTTGGTCCACCAGAACTGGACGTCCGGGATCATCTCGCTGGGGGCGTTGGCCGGGATGTTTACCATGATGGTGACCATGATCTACAGCTCCTCACGGCTCATCTACTCCATCGGTCGGGATGGGCTATTGCCTAAATTCTTAGGGAAAATCGACGAAACCAACGGCACACCTAAGAACAGCCTAGCCATTATTACCGTGGTAATTGCGCTTCTCGGGGGCTTCGTTCCCCTGGCGCAACTAACCAACCTGGTCAACATCGGGACGTTAGTGGCCTTTCTCTTCGTTTCCTTTGGTATCATTCGGTTACGGCACATCAAAGAATTACCGGCGAACTCCGGCTTCAAGGTGCCGTGGTATCCGGTCCTACCAATCGTCTCTGGACTACTGTGCTTTGGGATGATGCTCCAACTACCGGCGGAGACCTGGATTGCCTCGTCAATCTGGTTCGTCCTCGGCCTCATCATCTACTTCACTTACGGCCTACGCCACAGCCGCCTCAATGACGACCAGCCTGAGTCTAAATAG
- a CDS encoding amino acid ABC transporter permease — MIHIFQAYGGTLLYGLGQTLLCSLIALVFSLIIGTFFALLEESPSKIARRIARAYIELFRNIPLLVITMFFYVVFPLYVVKMNGFTAGTIGLTLYTSSFIAETVRAGIQSVDPGQMEGSRANGLTFWQAMRYIVLPQAFRYVIPPLGNQFVNLVKNSSTLAFVGGFDLMYQGNVIASSSLETMAAYSAVGVLYLIITMPISYYMRYLEKRLA; from the coding sequence ATGATTCATATTTTTCAAGCATACGGAGGCACACTCCTATACGGCCTTGGCCAAACGTTGCTCTGTAGTTTAATTGCATTAGTCTTCAGTTTGATTATTGGGACGTTCTTTGCTTTGCTCGAGGAATCGCCGAGTAAGATTGCCCGGCGGATTGCGCGGGCCTACATTGAACTTTTCCGGAATATTCCCTTGCTGGTTATCACGATGTTCTTCTACGTGGTTTTCCCGTTGTACGTGGTCAAGATGAACGGGTTCACCGCCGGAACGATTGGGTTGACACTGTACACCTCGTCATTTATCGCCGAAACGGTTCGGGCGGGCATTCAGTCCGTGGACCCTGGCCAAATGGAAGGGTCACGGGCCAACGGGCTCACCTTCTGGCAGGCGATGCGCTACATTGTCTTGCCCCAAGCGTTCCGTTATGTGATTCCACCGCTGGGTAACCAATTCGTCAACTTGGTCAAGAACTCATCGACGCTGGCCTTTGTCGGCGGTTTTGATCTGATGTATCAAGGTAACGTGATTGCCTCAAGTTCTCTGGAGACCATGGCGGCCTATTCCGCCGTGGGGGTTCTCTATCTGATTATCACCATGCCAATCAGTTATTACATGCGCTATTTGGAAAAGCGGTTAGCTTAA